From the genome of Daphnia pulex isolate KAP4 chromosome 12, ASM2113471v1:
GAAATATTAATCATCCTTGGTTGGCGGGACagctgtaaataaaaattaattgtaaaattaCAAAGGCACATGCAGATATATTTAATTCATACCTTTCCCATCACACGCCACAATTTTGACAGTCTCCCCTTTGCAAAGTTCAGAGACATCACGAAATTCAACATCGCTTAGCAGGAATGTCCAAACATTGTCACAAAACCTGTATGTATTAAGTTTTCCTGcctaaattaaacaaaagataTGAATAAAGAAGTTAACAAATGCTTCAAAGCCAGATGTATACCTTGAATGTCAGcctattttttactttctgaGCCAAAGAGTTGTTCATTGTACGATCGAAATGAACAAGAACTTTAAGGGCTAATTGTGGAGTGATTTGTCCAAACTAGgaaggaagtaaaaagagtTTGTCATTAAGAGGCATGTAATAAAATGATTACATTAACGACGTGGCAATCAGAATTATAATTACTTGAATAAGCTCATCCAATGTTTCTTGCAACGTGTTGCCTAGGGTCGTGTTTCGATACAGTTGATAAGCCATGACTTCGAATTACCTCGATACAACAAATTCTTGCCCTTATTATCCACAACTCATCCACCAAGGGATTCCAACAAtggaaaattacttttaagTAGATTAAAACTTGTAAATCGTTTCGCATCAACGCAAAGATGCTGCGTGTTGTAAGACGAAACGAATAGAAGACTGTTGCAAAGTTCGTCTGCTTTCAAACGTCTGCTTTCCgctcattttcaaaataaaaatattctttttgatatttttttttaaattgatttaataataTAGTACCCAGTTTGTGATGTGAAAAAATGGACGAGGTCGTTAGCAAGTGGTGTGAAATCGCCGAGAATACGACCACGTATTTATCCAAGAATGTTCAAGACCTTGTTCTAAAAAAAGGCATTGCAACAACAACTAGCATCAGTCTAGAAATTGCTACAGATGATTTGCTGGATATTTCTAGACTCTCTTCCTCCTTACTAAGTGATGGTATCTGAACTGCTGCTTAATGATATGTATTCAAGATAACTGAAGCAGGACCATGTCTTTTATTTCTCCAGATGGTTACTTACATCATCCAACTCAACGTAGTGCAGAATGGTACATTCAACACATTAAGGATACTGAACCTTTTTTTGCcaatgtaaaaatgaaaatgaaggtCATTTCTGAAGAAGAGTTGCAAGGCCTTATCAAGCTGTGTGCATGGATGCACCAGCCCCAGACAGTCGATCTATGTTTTGATTTGCTGACCAGGAAAGAGGAAGTGGCTCTCAACTCCCACGAATGCCTCCTGCTCACAACTGCTGCACTTGAGAGGGCTCTTGGCAATGTAGATagtcttctttcttatttatatTACCAAATCTCTTTGTGTTTCtagtttgaatttcaaaactaATTCTTGTTTTCTATGAATCCAGCTATTCTTACACGGGGATCGAAAGAAGAAGGTCCCATCTTTGCTTCGAGATCTGCTGGCCTCGCCAGAATTGCTCTTGTTACTGGGCACATCCCAAGTAAGTAatgcaatcaaaaataaataaatataaagagTCGCTCAAGGTCAACAGCAGTatctaaaataacaaaacactCTTGTGCcattggctctttttttttcgtctgtgtACATGTAAAATGTAGGTAATCCTTTTACAGCTGTTGCTTGGCAGTCCTCTGTCGCTTAATTTGAGAAACCTGATATGGCACGGCTTCGTCGGTTTCCTCGACTGGGACACCCACGGCTACGCTTCCGTCTTGCTGTTCGTCTGCGCCGCCATAGGTCGACATTTGGATGACTGCCGATCGATAGAAACCGTCGATGAAATCATCCCTAGACGTTGGGCTACTTTCGAGCGACATCAGCACAAGTGGCCAAAATGGTCGCAATTTATGGCCGACAACGAAGAGATGTTGGTGGAAGCCGTTTCAGAAACGCCAGCCCTGCCCGGCAGCCGCAAGGCCATTTGGCTCCGTGCCATTAGGCACCATCAGAAGGGCCGTTATGGTCGTTGTTGTGCGCTGATGATGCCCGAAATAGAGCACACGCTCCGATTGATTTACTGCGCCGTCAACGGGTGCCCAGCTCGAGCCCTGACTGCTGAATCAGTCGTTCACTACACGACTCTGGACGTCATCCTGGAATGCGGTGGTGAATCAAACGACGTGAAGCCTCGAATAGCCGAATTTCTGGGCAATGGACTCTATTCCGCTTTGCTGGATGTATTCGTCCAACTGGAAGGACCGCGAGTTCGCGATCGGTTTAGTCACGGTGAGTGTCGCTTGTGGGACATTGACGCCCAGCTATCCACTCACTTGCTGGCTCTATCGACCGCCATTTTGTGGCTGCCCGGTCGTCCTTCCTCTGTAGTCATTCCTCATTATTCATCGCACTTCAGTCCGGCCGCTCTATTTCATCGAGAACTCGTCGAAACAATCGAAGCCATTGGGCGCTGGCTCGGCTGTCTGCTCGCTCCATGCCCATCCGTCGACGTTGATTTGTCCGCTTGGCCGGCGGAATGGCGCCCGCTGGTAAGCAACTGGCTGCGTAACTGGTCGCCTGCGGTTAATCAGCTGTTAATAAATcagttaaaagaagaagaaaacgaccgGCGAATGGACGACATTGTCGTCATCCATGCGGGCCAGTTATCGCCCACCTGGCTACGTAAAATGATGAGCCAGATCGTATTAGGTTGCCAACGGCTGACGTCTCATTACAACCAAAGAAATGGGCCCGGTACTTTGTCGTCATTACACTCCCGACAGCGATCCACTCATGCCCGGATGGACAGTTACATGCACCTATTCATAGCGGCCGTCCAACTTTCCTTGCTCTTTCCCATAGCCGTGAGCTTTGGAGGCCAAGTGATTGTCAACGATCCGCCAACCGTACGGCGGATGAAACGGATCGTGACTCGCTGGGCAGATCATTTCGCCAGGGCATCCGCCAACAACCGTTGGATAGAACTGGCAGACTGCACCAAAGACTCGATCCAATCGATGGAAATCCTCATTTCATCCGTCCTCGTCTTTGCTTCCGAATTCCCATCTCCATCCGCTTGCTAAAACTTCTATGCGACATCCGTCCTTGCTGCTGCATCTGCAAAAATGGATTTCAGTCACGAAAAAATCAGTTGGCATTTTGATAATAATAGAAATCCAATCCAACCCACGTATTGTGTGTCGGTGGAGGAGATGCGGACCAGTTCCAAAGATAAACTTACCTCCGGTTGTCCCTGACTGATGACGCATAAACTcttgagaagaaaaaggaggaatatTACATTCATTGAATTTGTATATGTATTAGAAATCgtattacaaaaacaaaaaagaaccgtTTGGCCCCGGCAGCCTTTTTCGTTAGCGGCCATCTgttggtaataataataataatactcgTCGTCCAGTtaatagaaaaggaaatttctacAGTGAGTGTGGTTCCTTTAGGgcaatgaagagaaaaaaggtagCGATTCCGTTTTTacggtttcttttttgtaatatttttttccctattaAATGTTGggcacaacaaaaaagaaatagggaCAATGAACCGCAGACATTCACCAccaacaaattcaaaaggggagagagagaaacagaaaagtgTTGAAAACCCTGAAATGGAACAGGAGAactaaaggaaaaataaataaaaatgtggatGAAACGGTGGATAACTCGGGTAGAAGAGAAGCAGACGCAAAACGGATAGGTAATTCAATGTTGAAATTGATCAATGGCGGACgtgaaagccaaaaaagaggACGTGAAAATAGAGAAGCCAATCTCCTCGTATTGCATATTAAACGAAAGGGTTTAAAGGCCCCTGACGATAGCGCCACGATCAAACTCCAAGGTGCCGCagcaaaacacaaaaaagagaaaaatgaaaacggtcGATTCGTTGACTAGTTTTCGACTTGAATAAATCTGATGAATAATGAATTCGTATATAAAAGgaacaattttcaaacttttggcggcggtggcggcggtggtaATCGATTCACGGAAGACGAGTGGGAGGAGCCGTCGCTGTTGCTGAGCCAAAAAGCTTCGTTCATGGCGAGGTTTCGCCGGCGGTGCTTTTCCACGCAAGTCACTGGCTTCGGGTCCAAGTCGACGACCGACGCGTGACACTTGTACACATGACCTGAAAGGTCACGCACAACCGGCAACTcctcaactgctgctgctccactCGTGGCTCTCCTGCGTGAATCGAATCAATTTTGTGgacgaaatgaagaaaaactcatttggattttttaataaataaattaagaggagaaggaggtcgcagacaaatcaaaaaatggaCAACAACATACTTGGCTGATGGATCCAGTCGACGCTGGAAGGCGATCATGATGGAGCAATCGCGAGTCGTCGACGAGATGCGGTAGCGTTGAACTAGACGGACGTCATCCATCGTCTGGTCGCTGGTTTTCTCTTGGCTAAGGAGCCAGTCGGCCGTGCCCGTGTGCGGATGCGTCCAGCGCATCGTTTCGTACGGGACGGAGCCGTCACGGAAGCGACCGACCAGGGCGTCGTAGGCGTCGTAGAGCCGCTCAAAGTCCACGTCGCCCAGCGATTGAACTCGCAGCAATCGGCAGAGGACGGACCGTGACGGAAGCCGAGTGTTGCAGCTGCCCAGCAGCCACGAATCATTGCACTCGGGCGTGGTAACAACAACGGGCGGCAGACAAGGCAGTGAATGGTCGCCCCTTTGTTCTCTCATCAGCGCGTTCCAATCTTCCAATTCCGATTCCTCCAATGCTGGACAATGGACGCCCTGGACAGATTGATCGGTGGGGCCGTCGCAGATTTCCATCGTCAGCGCTTCCATCACCAAAGTGCAGAAATGTTTCAAAGGCCTTTttaataagataaaaaaaaaatgacatctTTAATTTAGCCTCGAatcttttttatcaaaaaataaagtcggAGCCAAACTGACAGTGTGCGATCGCTGGTGTCGTCAAGCTGGAACCACTGCTGCAAAACGGGCAGCAAGTTGTTTTGGCATTCCTCGGCAAACACCAGATTCCCATCCTGTGATAATCAACGgaataaaattacaatatTTTAACCGGGCATATTCAAAAAGGAGAAcggggctggctggctggcacTGGCACCAATTTCTTTTAGCTTGATATAGTGTGGAAGCTTTATGCTGTACCTGGAAGATTCGCAGGTTGTTTTGCGGCGTTCGCGTCAGCGCCACAATGGCTTTCAGCATTCTCAACCGAGATCTAAAtaggaacattttttttcaattctgatATTATTTCGTCGCATAAATAATGGCGGGGGGAAAAAGGGGGCCACCCAAtaattaacaacaacaacatcatttCTGACGATGATTATTTCTTACCCTGAAAATAGATCGAGAGGACAGTACTGGCTGAGCAACTGGATCTTTCCGTGTTTCCTCTACGagaataaaagttgaaattaatcaaattggaggagaagaaaacaacgGAATAACcgacaaaagaaaaccccaaaaaaagtaCAACAATCGGCGTACAActattttattatcatttcccGTGTTGATGGCGTCGAgcacgacacacacaagacgACCAAAGAGTCataacccaaaaaagagagagagagaaaaagtacCGTATTTGGTGTGCGTTGGGAGAGAAAACGGtacctacaacaacaacaacaacaacgccaatgttgtttctttctttattccaAGCCCCGGTGTTACTTATATATACCTTGAGGAATTGGTTGAGGCAAAAAGGGCAATGTTGATGACCCTGGCTGAGGAAACCTTGTTTCGGTTTGAGTTCGACGCAAAACACTGGCGGCTCTGCAGACTGACGCTcaactgttgttgctgttgcagcctggttgttgttgcaggtGACTGGAAGCGACAGCAACTGCTGTTGCTCGGTGGCTGTCGACATGGCAGGAGGCAAAAGTGTGCAATCCGGGCAAACAATCACGTGGCAGACGGGAGCTAACCGTTTGTGCTTTCGGTGAGCTTCGGGAAAAATGATCGGATGAGATGAAATTGGAGCTAGGGAAACAATTTCGTTGGTTTTATACCTGGACGGAAGACGTCAATGAGATGATCCAcctcttcaatttcttctaaaTCTACATGGCAAACTTGGCAGGGACGGACCAGTCCGTCGCCCAGCAACGACCCGAGTATTTTTTGACTGAAAAAGAGTCGCTCCAACTAAAAAttttaggggaaaaaataaaatcacggatcaaaaaatgaagattACAGGGGATTTTGAGTAGATCTAACCGTTTCGTCGATTGTTCGGATGCCTCCGTTGACCTCCTGGGCTACAAACTGATTGTCGGAATCCATCCGGCGTAGCTTGTAATCAATTTTAGCCAACTtgacaatctttttttcctacaacaacaacaacaacaacaatagagATGAATGAACGGTGTGTACTACTCAGcagtatttgtttttaatgagtTTGCGTGTACCTGAGGCAGGGCCAAGACGACTGGAGATTTTTTGGTGTgtgggtgaaaaaaaattgaaaacaatagaaaatgatAAGccgattattattatcaatcttttcttattttccagaGAAGCACAACAACTATTTGTTTGGGctcgagaaaaaataaaagaggatcAAGGACCGACaccattcccccccccccccccactcaaCCAACTAGACAATAGCTGGGAGGGATTATACACAATGACAAATGTCTTgctcaaacagaaaaattctgctgtttcattgtttcttattgattttaataaattgctcgaaagaaagaaaagaaaagaaaaatatttactggAAGCGTTGCCCTCTCCTCGGTAGACCCAATGGCGGGGACGTTTCAATGTCCATTGAGGACAGTGGCACGAACGGGTCGTTTGGTTACCGGCGTCGCTAGTCGTCCCGACGACGACCGTTGGCTGCTCAGTCAcactcggctgctgctgctgctgctattaaATGTCAGAGTAGATGTACAcaataacaacattttcaattgaacttttttttgtctttaaaattaacaaaatataaacaaaagcaacaacataaacaaaaaacaaaagaacttgAAGAGAGAGCgaataaaatttattcaacGCAGAGAGAACGAAATTTGCCGGGAGGACTTTCACCGGAAAAcgtcaaaaaaccaaaacaaaaaaaaaccctttcacgtcatttttttatcatcgACATTCACTTTGTCCTTTTGTCGTTGAGTGTGTGTGATTCcgtcagcaaagaaaaaaaatgagtcacCCAAACGgatcagatttttttgtttttcacaggAAAATGATGTCACCGACAACTCGTTCACGTTCAACgagaaatcattaaaaaaaaccgaaaaaaaatgagagctAACAAAATGTGAAATGGGCCACTTACTTCCACattttgcccccccccccctctgaTTACAAAAGAACTAGAAATGTAGAAATGTATGGCAGTATCTAAACCAATCCAATAATATGCGGGTTCTGACTTTATTACACAGCCGAGTGTCGCTTTACACAACAGGCAGCAGCGGCGGGGCGTTGTCTGTTGGTTGGGGCTTGcatctataaaaataaaaatacacattgcacacacacacaaaaagaagtttgGGAGTCTCTTTCACTCGGGTTCTTCACCTACTTAACGTCCATTGCACTCCCGGCCTTCTACACACACTACTATATACTAAAGGTGGTGCTggttctcttttctctttttaagcTCAACGATCATCTTTCACCTCCCGGTCGAGGACTGGCGAAACTTGAGAAATACATTATCTCTCTTctcattttgtttgaaactaaataatttcgcatcatcaccttttttttaaaggtgaaCCCCTACTGTTCCAATATCCAATTGGACATTGGCCCGTTTACTTGTGTTTTAAAATGGGATAGCCGAACCCGTTTCATTATTAGGATAGCCATTATTACACGCTGCGATGATCAGAGGCCGGGCAATAACGACccattgaaaaatcaaataaaatccggtaaaatgaaagaaaagaaataagaacgGGGCCGTTAGAGTTCATCGcaggagggagagagagaaccttttttatttctctttttctctttggtgaACGATCGGACGCCGAACTCACGAATTCGAAAGTGCGTGTCCCCCCAGCAACAGccaaaacacgaaaaaataacaccAACAGTGaaaaaatctctctctctagctttggagagagagagagaaaatagatTCCATGATGAAGCGGGTCAGGGCCTGACTTGAACAACAATCTGGGCATGCACCCAAGCACGGCCGAAAAAATGACGATTGAACGAATTTCGGGAACAAGGTTCTTTTTCGATTCCCTCAAAATTCGCCATCCAACTAATAATAGAAAcggtaaataaaataaaataaaataaaataaagtcacAAAATGTTTGCGATGCgatgaagtttttttttattattactatacaaaaaacaagtctctttttttttgcttccatTATAATAAAAGGgtgtacatttttttgttttttccttttttttgacgGTGAACAAAAATACctctgtacacacacatacacacgtAAGAGCGCACATATTTGTTGTTGCAGAGAGAAGGGGGAGACAAAATAgaatcaatcaacattttcgttATATCGTCGAGCCGGGAGAATGTTTTTCGGTCGCCCTTTTTATATTCCCATTttgtcatcatcttcttcttcgtttccaAGTAGTTTACATggacatttaatttttaattgaaaaaaaaaaagacttgaaGAAAGTAAAGAGAaatagggggaggggggatttCTTTGCCAAATatagtaattaaaaaagaggGTACGATatatttgaacgaaaaaaagcaTGCACCACACACCGTGAGAATTTCCGTGTGTCGAcaatttcgaaagaaaaaaaaattggaaaaatttccatcttttttgttttgtttttttgcaaaaatgaCACGAATcgaatcacatttttttaaaaaattcttcttctttcacttcTCTTCAAAATTGCACGCAAACCAAACGGCGAGGGGTTCTAAAaatagaaggggggggggggaaacactACATCATAATTATTATCAAAAAcgtgaaaattgaaagaaaaaaagggagaaaaaatttttaaaatagaagaaaaaattaaaagagaaaaaaagagacttgtcgatcaaacaaaatcaagtgcCGAGAGACGAGGAGAGTCAAATACCGATTTTTGTCTCAAATCACATACGAGAtagtttttcttgtcttttttttagctttttcgtaGAGGGGGGATGGGGATGGGAGGAGCGTTCGCGGGAGAGAATTTTACAACATCACAGGCCGAACTCAATTTTTTCCACaacacaaatttgaattgaaaaaaaaataaaaaaatcacgatAGGGGAGGAGAAATGGCGCACTGGAGAGAATGGAGGGCActtcaaaacaatttgttgttgtttctttccccgtgtggttgttgttgttttttaaaaattctacagacaaaaaaagttgttttcttctctatttgtCTCAAATTGACTGGGTTTTGgcgtacttttttttttaaatcaaaaatgtgtttttctgttttaatttaaaaaaattaaaatgtccACAAAGCCATTGAAATTGGGAGAATTGTCGCTTTTTGTACAGGAAACGGCAAggcaaaaaaatgaatggcgttggatattttagttttttctcgTCTGTCAACCAATCAAATGCAAAGTAGCTCGCAATCATCACGCACCCATAGTTAATTTTACacgaagaacaaaaaaaaaccattttacaCTCGAAAAGAGAtgtggaagaaaaacaaagaatttcttttcctctcaaGACCCGTAGCGagacccattttctatttaaaaaatttacttgtcCCGTCATCATCTCCTATtctggatgttttttttttctttcgcacACTCACGCcgctacaaataaaaatatttctttctcttgtttctATCCCcaggaaaacaaacagaccCCCGCCATAATTATCTATACAACACACTCACgctcaaataaaaatttaaaaaaaaaaaatattaagggGTAGTAGGTGGAGGAGAATACATCAGCCAGCAGATATTTTCACgcttcaaaaaatgatttgaccGGATTTTTTGTTGAGAGAGGGTGGGCGGGACTACgacaaatgtaaaatatttcgaataaaTCTGAGCTCAATTATCGCATCCGTATTTTtcgggaggggggaggggaaacgGGATTTGTACGATCCTCTCCTTTTATAAGTACACAGTTGGGGCTTCACAATAGAGCAGCTTTACAATGTCGCCAAAATTTGGTAGGAGGAAGTATAGATGATTGGacgatttgtttcttttttttaaaaaaaaggaagaagatatTGCACACTAAATGAAATATCAACGggatcacacacacaatcaatTTCAAGGGATGAGAAGGGGATGATCGAAtgagaagagaggggggaggtgGTCATTCAATCCAGAGAAATCCTGAGATAAATATCCCGAAGCCGGACccatgaaaaaaaacacatcgcGCTTCCatttaacaaatatttaaaaaccccggccaatcaaaatgaaaaataataattaatttaaaaaacacttcaagcaaaaaaatatgctgatccatttttttgtttgttttgttttcgttttacaaaaaaaaaatctttcgtcatatttgaaatttgtactttttctcttcagtTTTTTAGAATAATTGTTAAGGCCGGAATTTTTCATATCGCTCATGGGCGGATGGCCATCAACAGGTCAGGTTGGAATGAAAAATTGTGGGGGGGttgcatttgtttgtttttcttcaccgTGTGCTTGTttcaattcaacttttttttttccatttttggtccccgaaattcgaaaaattaaaaatcaatggaTTGAAATCTTTATTTTGTGTACATCATTTGAAAGGGGAGGGGTAAGGGTGGGGAACCTCGAAATTGAGTGGTGATTGTAAAGCTGCCATCCGTCCGTCTTGCGTTCAACACCAATTAGAAGATAGTTTTAGGGGGAAATCACAAATACGATAATTCAGCTGAGATAATTAAGGGATTGAATTGAAGagacttttgtgtgttttgttttttaatcttttgaaaaaatcgactACCATTTCtccttgaaatttttaaaaaaagcaaaaataactTGATTCGTTAACCGAGcgacaaaaatgttttgtaggGGCGGGTGGTGGGGGTATTTCGACAATTATGATATATAAGATTATACACacgtatttatatatataaagatggggagggtttgtttgtttccgaACACGGGGGAGAGACACATAAAAAGAGAGATATAAATCGAGTATGTCATATATCATCGACGTTTTTCTTGTGTGAGGAggattcaattgtttttagtttaaatgggaacttgtttcttcttcttcattgtgTCTTgattctttgtctttttagCTCATCTCTTCCAaatggggtggtggtgggatgCACGGTTGGCAATGGCTTTGTTGAGATCACAGTACGGGTTTAACACAACACACCGCTCCTCCATCTTCTTCAGAGCGGCACAAGCAGCAGGTGGTGGGGGACACATTTCCCCTcccgtttgaaattttttaaatttgaaaaaaaaaaatcttttttccccatGTGTGATGATGAAGGAAACGTTAAATCGATGTGTGAAGtcaccaaaaataataaaataaaaataaattccgtCATGCAAAAATTGGGTGGCTGTTCCATTCTTGActccccccattttttctttattccccccattttgtttctgtaaaaaaaGCCCCCGTCAATATTGAATCTCGTGCaatgttgaaacaaaaaaaaatatttgataagAACAGCAAGGTCCAAAGTGTTGTTTTCAGCTGGgtttgatgtgtgtgtgtgtgttggatgGATGGGATCGGAAAAAAtcccaaattgaaaagaaaagtccgTTGTCGTTCGGTGTGGATGGATGATGGGTCGGCGGGGTGATGGCGCAAACCGTCTAACTAGAAACGTAGGAAGCGAGATGCTCGAAGGCCAGGATATTGCGGGCATCCATCATAAACTCCATTTCGGAACGGACAGATTCTCGGCAGCCGGCCGATGGATCTCCACCACCACTACTGGAATCCATGGAAGAAGGAGACGACGACTCGGATCCACCCAGCGATGGTGACGGCGAATTGGACGAGTTGGGAGTCGACGAAGCCGATGAATGGCCTCCTCCTGCTTTGTTGGATCCCATGACGTTATTCCGCTCCTGCCTCATCGATTCCTCCACTTCCCGCTCGTCGTAGAGGACGCAGATGGACCCGTTCTCTCCGATGCGGTACGACACTTCACGCGGATCGATCCACATCGTCAATTCCGATGGGAAGATTCTGTGCAGAAATTGGCCAGGCAATCCGACGAGGACGCCAGCTTGGGCCAGGACCGGATCCATTTTGCCGTTGATGCGGATGCAGCGGTAGCCGCTGCCTCTGCAAGGCTTCTCGGGAAACCAGTGCTCCTGGTAGCGTATCCTCAACGTCTCGATCAAGGCAGCCCGGAAGACTTCCAGCTGTTGGTCGGAAACGATGGCCGATTCCTTGTTCAGACGAAGAAGTCTGACGAGAAAATTGGCTGCTGAAGTCACTTCGACGcgcattttctttgattcttcttttctgaaattgttttaaattcgCGAGGGCggaatggtggtggtgatcgtcttcttcgtcttgGCCGAGATGATGAGCATCCaaacaatcaaagaaaagatgtgtgtgtgctgtggcgtcagagaatgagagagagagagaatactCAACAATGGGGTCTGAGGACGTGATCAAGATGGCGGCTGCTCGACAAGATGGCGGCCGTGAGAGAAAGCTGGTGTGAAGCTTTTTAGTTCTCTCAACTGCGCAGTTCACACACAATGGCACGACCAagaaaggacaaaaaaaaggtatcGAATCAAAAATCATGtcaataattgatttaaagtaacaaaaat
Proteins encoded in this window:
- the LOC124208604 gene encoding inositol-pentakisphosphate 2-kinase-like isoform X1, with amino-acid sequence MIRKICEFSLSLNDVHRPDWASTTMPADLVDVSVLSQDGRLRLGSSSSQQQQPSVTEQPTVVVGTTSDAGNQTTRSCHCPQWTLKRPRHWVYRGEGNASIVLALPQEKKIVKLAKIDYKLRRMDSDNQFVAQEVNGGIRTIDETLERLFFSQKILGSLLGDGLVRPCQVCHVDLEEIEEVDHLIDVFRPAHRKHKRLAPVCHVIVCPDCTLLPPAMSTATEQQQLLSLPVTCNNNQAATATTVERQSAEPPVFCVELKPKQGFLSQGHQHCPFCLNQFLKRKHGKIQLLSQYCPLDLFSGSRLRMLKAIVALTRTPQNNLRIFQDGNLVFAEECQNNLLPVLQQWFQLDDTSDRTLPLKHFCTLVMEALTMEICDGPTDQSVQGVHCPALEESELEDWNALMREQRGDHSLPCLPPVVVTTPECNDSWLLGSCNTRLPSRSVLCRLLRVQSLGDVDFERLYDAYDALVGRFRDGSVPYETMRWTHPHTGTADWLLSQEKTSDQTMDDVRLVQRYRISSTTRDCSIMIAFQRRLDPSAKRATSGAAAVEELPVVRDLSGHVYKCHASVVDLDPKPVTCVEKHRRRNLAMNEAFWLSNSDGSSHSSSVNRLPPPPPPPKV
- the LOC124208604 gene encoding inositol-pentakisphosphate 2-kinase-like isoform X3 gives rise to the protein MIRKICEFSLSLNDVHRPDWASTTMPADLVDVSVLSQDGRLRLGSSSSQQQQQPSVTEQPTVVVGTTSDAGNQTTRSCHCPQWTLKRPRHWVYRGEGNASIVLALPQEKKIVKLAKIDYKLRRMDSDNQFVAQEVNGGIRTIDETLERLFFSQKILGSLLGDGLVRPCQVCHVDLEEIEEVDHLIDVFRPAHRKHKRLAPVCHVIVCPDCTLLPPAMSTATEQQQLLSLPVTCNNNQAATATTVERQSAEPPVFCVELKPKQGFLSQGHQHCPFCLNQFLKRKHGKIQLLSQYCPLDLFSGSRLRMLKAIVALTRTPQNNLRIFQDGNLVFAEECQNNLLPVLQQWFQLDDTSDRTLPLKHFCTLVMEALTMEICDGPTDQSVQGVHCPALEESELEDWNALMREQRGDHSLPCLPPVVVTTPECNDSWLLGSCNTRLPSRSVLCRLLRVQSLGDVDFERLYDAYDALVGRFRDGSVPYETMRWTHPHTGTADWLLSQEKTSDQTMDDVRLVQRYRISSTTRDCSIMIAFQRRLDPSAKRATSGAAAVEELPVVRDLSGHVYKCHASVVDLDPKPVTCVEKHRRRNLAMNEAFWLSNSDGSSHSSSVNRLPPPPPPPKV
- the LOC124208604 gene encoding inositol-pentakisphosphate 2-kinase-like isoform X2 gives rise to the protein MIRKICEFSLSLNDVHRPDWASTTMPADLVDVSVLSQDGRLRLGSSSSQQQPSVTEQPTVVVGTTSDAGNQTTRSCHCPQWTLKRPRHWVYRGEGNASIVLALPQEKKIVKLAKIDYKLRRMDSDNQFVAQEVNGGIRTIDETLERLFFSQKILGSLLGDGLVRPCQVCHVDLEEIEEVDHLIDVFRPAHRKHKRLAPVCHVIVCPDCTLLPPAMSTATEQQQLLSLPVTCNNNQAATATTVERQSAEPPVFCVELKPKQGFLSQGHQHCPFCLNQFLKRKHGKIQLLSQYCPLDLFSGSRLRMLKAIVALTRTPQNNLRIFQDGNLVFAEECQNNLLPVLQQWFQLDDTSDRTLPLKHFCTLVMEALTMEICDGPTDQSVQGVHCPALEESELEDWNALMREQRGDHSLPCLPPVVVTTPECNDSWLLGSCNTRLPSRSVLCRLLRVQSLGDVDFERLYDAYDALVGRFRDGSVPYETMRWTHPHTGTADWLLSQEKTSDQTMDDVRLVQRYRISSTTRDCSIMIAFQRRLDPSAKRATSGAAAVEELPVVRDLSGHVYKCHASVVDLDPKPVTCVEKHRRRNLAMNEAFWLSNSDGSSHSSSVNRLPPPPPPPKV
- the LOC124208611 gene encoding protein BTG2-like; translation: MRVEVTSAANFLVRLLRLNKESAIVSDQQLEVFRAALIETLRIRYQEHWFPEKPCRGSGYRCIRINGKMDPVLAQAGVLVGLPGQFLHRIFPSELTMWIDPREVSYRIGENGSICVLYDEREVEESMRQERNNVMGSNKAGGGHSSASSTPNSSNSPSPSLGGSESSSPSSMDSSSGGGDPSAGCRESVRSEMEFMMDARNILAFEHLASYVSS